A window of the Lactuca sativa cultivar Salinas chromosome 5, Lsat_Salinas_v11, whole genome shotgun sequence genome harbors these coding sequences:
- the LOC128134213 gene encoding uncharacterized protein LOC128134213 produces MLCSKSSKWLNRLRSSRGYPDSDNINLEHFLSNTLDKIDPQTSTDPSLPDKRPKLDKRDDSGAIQGREVMNNVLSELFQMGEFQDLSRIKRKKSCRKQQCPRICIVSTNSNVQNVPVGKDRVSSPPPSLSPFPLTLSNRRTAKDVNRELKVTGHVEEEEKGHWDLTAYSQTEVTVIDSRRCCTGERMYGRLGIRKVRD; encoded by the coding sequence ATGCTCTGCTCCAAGTCATCCAAATGGCTAAACCGCCTTCGTTCATCCAGAGGATATCCAGACTCCGATAACATCAACCTCGAGCACTTCCTCTCCAATACCCTCGACAAAATTGATCCCCAAACGTCGACGGATCCTTCGCTTCCCGATAAAAGACCCAAACTTGACAAACGGGATGATAGTGGAGCTATCCAAGGTCGTGAAGTGATGAATAATGTACTATCGGAGCTGTTTCAGATGGGAGAATTTCAGGATTTATCGAGAATTAAAAGGAAAAAGAGCTGTAGGAAGCAACAGTGCCCTAGAATCTGTATTGTTTCTACAAATTCGAATGTTCAGAACGTGCCTGTTGGAAAGGACAGGGTTTCCTCGCCACCGCCGTCGCTGTCGCCATTTCCGTTGACTTTGAGCAATCGACGTACAGCAAAGGATGTCAATCGAGAGTTGAAGGTGACTGGACATGTTGAGGAGGAGGAGAAAGGCCATTGGGATCTAACCGCGTATTCGCAAACAGAGGTTACTGTTATCGATTCGAGAAGATGTTGTACAGGAGAAAGAATGTATGGAAGGTTGGGGATAAGAAAGGTAAGGGATTAA